ttcaagtttttaTATGGTGAAATAAAACTCCTACATAACtctaaaataaaaataatgaaaaaataaaacaattgTAGAGCTCAACTATATTAACCTGTACCTTTGAAGGATTTTACTctagagaaaaagaaagatttttcGTTCCTTAATGAACAGCTTGATGCGTTCCCTTCTCTATCCACAACAGTGGAGTTTAGCCATTTTAATCGCTGATATCTCCTAGTACCTTGGTTCTTGATTTGAAGTTCTTCGATAaaagtatatttttcatctgATCTTGTTACCTTTAGATGACCAAAATCATAATCAAATCCGAGACTCCAATAGCAAATGTGACTATGTTTAGGCTTGTTCTCTTTGCCAAAGTGTTTCACAACAACACTGGGTTCTTCTGTCGTAAGTAGTCTCAAACATTGGCCATTTTCATAAAATCTTAGATATCTGTAATAAGTGATCATATGAACTGGGTTCAAAAGAGACAGTGAACCTTCTGCATTGGACCCGTACCTTACATAATTTACCACACTGATATAAATACCTTCGAATTTAATATACGGTCTTTCCCTCAACATATGGCTATCATCCCCCTGCcacatttctttttcaaaagtacTTATGTTGGTAATTCCATTAAGATCCATTGCTCTTTCATCGTAAGTTTGCttagaatatatataacttGCGAAAGTTTTAAATGGCATGGAATTGTGGAAGCAGAGTTTGTTAAAAGTGGAACAACTCATCGATAAATTTACCCATGCTTCACCAGATATTGATACTACCCTTTCAACAATTCTCAGTAGGATGTCATTAGGTAAAATCTCCAGAATCCAACAAGGCTGAAGTTCACTATCGTCTTCAACATGGAAGTCACCTTCATCTGTTTCATTTTGCTCCTTTGAATTATCAGGAACTACGGATAATCTTGACAGTTTTTTATGTAGAATCCATTCATCATGCAACTTTCTTCTGTACAATAATTCCACGTTATCATGGATCTTTAACGCACTCCTATAGAAGTTTATCGCATCAGACATTGACCCATCCTTTTCCTTCAATACACCTCTTTCCCAAATGGTGATAGCTTCTTTAGCCCTGGGGTCCTTCTCATAATCCACGGTCATTAGCTTTTGGGGTTTAGATTTTGGGATACATGTGTCGTCACTAAAGATAATGAGGTATCTTTGCCTTGATATTACTCATTCTACTTCTTTGCTCAAGTATTTTATATAATCACTTATTTTCGTCATTTTTTGGGAGATTCTTAAAGTGCCGAAATAGATAAGTTTAAAAGATGAGAAAAGATAGAGATCTTCCCCTCCGAGAAAACAGTTACAAATACATACAAAAAGGACAGATATTTAAGCGAATAAATCTTCTTTATTCTAGACTATTTCGTCGAATCACTATTGGTGTTCCCACCGATCAGCATATCGATCTCATTTAATAACgtaaaatcaaaattatACTCTAACGCAAAATCATTCCCGTGAGATAAGGTACCCAATAAATCCATTGTTTCTGAATTATGTAAAGCGTCTTcagaattttcaataaattttctGGCGAGTTCGTAATTCAAAGTAGGTGCactcaaaaaatttaagaAGTCCTGTTTTCTATCTTTTTTGATCAGGTTAGATTTCATACATTGAATGGCTAGAATAGCAGAATAGATCATGTAAATTGTAGCTTTCTCGAACGTCTTGAATTTATTTTTCCAAACTTTTAGAAGATAGTATAACTCATCGACGTATCCTTCCACTAAATCTCGACTCTGTTTTATTTCGTATATGAAAGGTTTGTTGTAGGATATTAGTACGATATAGTAATGAAACCATACGTAAGCGATGGTTGGATTGAAATCTGTCATTTCCATTAATGATCTCTTAGTCCACTGCAATTCAAAAGGTAAATCTCTTCTCCAATTGTAAACCTCTAAGTTGAATTTGGCTAGATATTCACTTCTCTGAAGCAGAGTTTCGTTTGGactgaaaattttggatGCAAAAATCTCTGTTATTCTTGATAACAcaatcaatttctttaaaggGTTTGCAGTAGACAATATAACTTTTGGGTCATATATGTATTCCTCTATTCCAGTTTCAATCTCAGGCAACTCATCAGTTTCAGGAACAGTGGAATTGGACAAACGCAAGGAAGTTGATCTTCCAAAAAGAATCGCTATTAAATGATCTGCAATGTAACATCCCCAATAAATCCTACTTCTTACTTCAAAATCCATTATCGACAATTCGTCTTCATAAACATTGCTCCATGCTTCTGGATTCAAATGTAAGCCGATTTCGTGAGCAATCCTAAACGCTAGTCCAGAAAGGTACCACGCCATGGGGTTTTCACCGCTTCCGATGTCATAAAACGCCAAACATAGTAAAGTC
The nucleotide sequence above comes from Saccharomyces mikatae IFO 1815 strain IFO1815 genome assembly, chromosome: 12. Encoded proteins:
- the HRT3 gene encoding SCF ubiquitin ligase complex subunit HRT3 (similar to Saccharomyces cerevisiae HRT3 (YLR097C); ancestral locus Anc_8.281) is translated as MTVDYEKDPRAKEAITIWERGVLKEKDGSMSDAINFYRSALKIHDNVELLYRRKLHDEWILHKKLSRLSVVPDNSKEQNETDEGDFHVEDDSELQPCWILEILPNDILLRIVERVVSISGEAWVNLSMSCSTFNKLCFHNSMPFKTFASYIYSKQTYDERAMDLNGITNISTFEKEMWQGDDSHMLRERPYIKFEGIYISVVNYVRYGSNAEGSLSLLNPVHMITYYRYLRFYENGQCLRLLTTEEPSVVVKHFGKENKPKHSHICYWSLGFDYDFGHLKVTRSDEKYTFIEELQIKNQGTRRYQRLKWLNSTVVDREGNASSCSLRNEKSFFFSRVKSFKGTG
- the CHA4 gene encoding Cha4p (similar to Saccharomyces cerevisiae CHA4 (YLR098C); ancestral locus Anc_8.283), whose amino-acid sequence is MVLEPSPPPLASTTTPSLPSSLKRPMANNEENNDNVPRKRKLACQSCRRRRRKCDMEKPCSNCIKFQTDCVFAQQDLRNKRYSTTYVEALQSQIRSLKEQLLILKSSSSTIAENNLSSLKDNDDRDDKIFKYGESASSALPSPENNDENESDSFTKKLPSESPPPVGTNSIYPSNSLSIVKKKTDGNTKYQQQQVSLKNLSRSPLILRSLSLFFKWLYPGHYLFIHRETFLSAFFGDTNTKSYYCSEELVFAIAALGSLISYRSETELFQQSEVFYQRAKTIVLKKIFQLEDSSLAESSSSSKLAIIQTLLCLAFYDIGSGENPMAWYLSGLAFRIAHEIGLHLNPEAWSNVYEDELSIMDFEVRSRIYWGCYIADHLIAILFGRSTSLRLSNSTVPETDELPEIETGIEEYIYDPKVILSTANPLKKLIVLSRITEIFASKIFSPNETLLQRSEYLAKFNLEVYNWRRDLPFELQWTKRSLMEMTDFNPTIAYVWFHYYIVLISYNKPFIYEIKQSRDLVEGYVDELYYLLKVWKNKFKTFEKATIYMIYSAILAIQCMKSNLIKKDRKQDFLNFLSAPTLNYELARKFIENSEDALHNSETMDLLGTLSHGNDFALEYNFDFTLLNEIDMLIGGNTNSDSTK